One window from the genome of Roseomonas haemaphysalidis encodes:
- a CDS encoding TRAP transporter substrate-binding protein, which yields MLLACLTPRPGQADEPLRLKVIGGLADVSQFVRYEEPFWRRRLSELTNGKVVGEIAAFDRAGFRAEEMLQLMRLGVVPFGTALLAIVSSEEPEFNAVDLPALNPDFASLRQTVRLYRPHLRRILQERYGIELLAVYTYPAQVTWCSRPFTGLADLAGRRIRTSSVGQVEMFEALGATPVVIPFAGVVQAIKNGVVECAVTGALSGNAVGLQDVTTHIHSMALTWGVSVFGANQEAWNALPPDLRDTIQRGLVELEDNIWEGAARETGEGIDCNTGRAGCITGRKGNMTLVPVTPADDARRRSLLTQTVLPRWVDRCGTDCADAWNRYLGPVLGIPAYAN from the coding sequence ATGCTGCTGGCCTGCCTGACGCCCCGTCCCGGACAGGCTGACGAGCCGCTTCGCCTCAAGGTCATCGGCGGCCTGGCCGACGTATCCCAGTTTGTGCGCTACGAGGAACCCTTCTGGCGCCGCCGCCTGTCGGAGCTCACCAATGGCAAGGTGGTGGGCGAGATCGCGGCCTTTGACCGCGCCGGCTTCCGGGCCGAGGAGATGCTGCAGCTCATGCGGCTCGGCGTCGTGCCGTTCGGCACCGCGCTGCTGGCCATCGTGTCGTCCGAGGAGCCGGAATTCAACGCCGTCGACCTCCCTGCCCTCAATCCTGATTTCGCCAGCCTGCGCCAGACGGTGCGCCTGTATCGCCCGCATCTGCGGCGCATTCTGCAGGAACGGTATGGCATCGAGCTGCTGGCCGTCTACACCTACCCCGCCCAGGTCACGTGGTGCAGCCGCCCCTTCACCGGCTTGGCGGATCTCGCCGGCCGGCGGATCCGGACCTCTTCGGTCGGCCAGGTAGAGATGTTCGAGGCCCTGGGCGCGACACCGGTGGTGATCCCTTTTGCAGGCGTCGTCCAGGCTATCAAAAACGGTGTGGTGGAATGCGCGGTCACGGGTGCCCTGTCCGGCAATGCCGTTGGATTGCAGGACGTCACGACGCACATCCACTCCATGGCCCTGACGTGGGGCGTGTCCGTCTTCGGCGCGAACCAGGAGGCCTGGAACGCTTTGCCGCCGGATCTGCGAGACACCATCCAGCGTGGCCTGGTTGAACTGGAAGACAACATCTGGGAAGGCGCCGCGCGCGAAACCGGCGAAGGGATCGATTGCAACACCGGCCGGGCCGGCTGCATCACGGGGCGCAAGGGCAACATGACCTTGGTGCCGGTCACCCCGGCCGACGATGCGCGGCGCCGCAGCCTGCTGACGCAGACGGTGCTGCCACGCTGGGTGGACCGTTGCGGCACGGACTGTGCTGATGCCTGGAACCGTTACCTGGGTCCGGTCTTGGGCATTCCAGCGTATGCGAATTGA
- a CDS encoding glycerophosphodiester phosphodiesterase has product MSTEPTIACGRNGTDASADKAGARGPASQHRTRIVSHRGGALLWPENSVEAFRNSLRIGVDALECDVHLSSDGVPVVIHDSTLDRTTLATGPVALQSAASLVATPLRGHEHATVPRLKDVAALLRGETAMLQVEIKGAGQLDLLRRSLDVIDDAAIRPQTSIIAFDVAIAAAAIQAGGLGEVVWLFDAASLRSMGADGVITTARAHGVRAVETEIGAIDAALCQDLRRAGLTVGAWGANDAARLGKALELGLDLVATDDPVLALRLRQG; this is encoded by the coding sequence TTGAGCACGGAACCAACCATTGCCTGCGGGCGCAACGGCACTGACGCGAGCGCTGACAAGGCTGGCGCCCGTGGCCCAGCTTCGCAACATCGGACCCGCATCGTCAGCCACCGGGGCGGCGCCCTGCTGTGGCCCGAGAACAGCGTCGAGGCCTTTCGCAACAGCCTGCGGATCGGCGTCGATGCGCTGGAATGCGACGTTCACCTGTCTTCGGACGGCGTGCCGGTGGTGATCCATGACAGCACGCTGGACCGCACCACCCTGGCCACCGGTCCGGTGGCTCTGCAAAGCGCCGCATCGCTCGTTGCAACCCCATTGCGGGGACATGAGCACGCCACCGTCCCACGCCTGAAGGACGTCGCGGCGCTGCTCCGCGGCGAAACGGCGATGCTGCAGGTGGAGATCAAAGGCGCGGGCCAGCTGGACCTGCTGCGGCGCAGCCTGGACGTCATCGATGACGCGGCGATTCGCCCGCAGACCTCCATCATCGCCTTCGACGTCGCCATCGCGGCGGCCGCAATCCAGGCCGGAGGGTTGGGTGAGGTGGTGTGGCTGTTTGATGCTGCGTCGCTCCGCAGCATGGGGGCGGACGGCGTGATCACGACCGCACGCGCGCACGGTGTGCGGGCCGTTGAAACCGAGATCGGCGCGATCGACGCCGCCCTCTGCCAGGACTTGCGCCGGGCGGGGCTGACCGTCGGTGCCTGGGGTGCCAATGACGCTGCTCGCCTCGGCAAGGCGCTGGAACTCGGGCTGGATCTGGTCGCGACGGACGATCCTGTCCTGGCGCTGCGTCTCCGGCAGGGCTGA